A window of the Hypomesus transpacificus isolate Combined female chromosome 22, fHypTra1, whole genome shotgun sequence genome harbors these coding sequences:
- the slc25a4 gene encoding ADP/ATP translocase 1, with translation MSDAVISFMKDFLAGGIAAAISKTAVAPIERVKLLLQVQYASKQITVDKQYKGIMDCIVRIPKEQGFVSFWRGNLANVIRYFPTQALNFAFKDKYKKIFLGGVDQKTQFWRYFAGNLASGGAAGATSLCFVYPLDFARTRLAADIGKAGAEREFSGLGNCLTKIFRSDGLKGLYLGFNVSVQGIIIYRAAYFGTYDTAKGMLPDPKNTHIIVSWMIAQTVTAAAGIISYPFDTVRRRMMMQSGRKAADIMYSGTMDCWRKILKDEGSGAFFKGAWSNVIRGMGGAFVLVLYDEIKKYT, from the exons ATGTCGGACGCAGTGATAAGTTTCATGAAGGATTTTTTGGCAGGTGGTATTGCCGCTGCCATATCAAAGACAGCTGTTGCTCCAATTGAGAGAGTCAAGTTGTTACTTCAG GTCCAATATGCCAGCAAACAGATCACTGTTGATAAACAGTACAAAGGAATCATGGACTGCATCGTCAGGATCCCTAAGGAACAGGGCTTTGTCTCCTTCTGGAGAGGTAACCTTGCCAACGTCATCCGTTACTTCCCTACTCAAGCCCTCAACTTCGCCTTCAAAGACAAGTACAAAAAGATCTTCCTTGGCGGAGTCGACCAGAAGACACAGTTCTGGCGTTATTTCGCTGGTAACCTGGCCTCCGGTGGAGCAGCCGGTGCCACATCTCTGTGCTTTGTGTACCCACTTGACTTCGCCAGAACCAGGCTGGCTGCCGACATCGGCAAAGCTGGCGCCGAGAGAGAGTTCTCAGGTCTGGGCAACTGCCTCACCAAGATCTTCAGATCTGACGGCCTCAAAGGTCTTTACCTTGGATTCAACGTGTCTGTCCAGGGCATCATCATCTATAGAGCGGCCTACTTTGGAACCTATGACACAGCTAAAG GTATGCTGCCAGACCcgaagaacacacacatcatagtGAGCTGGATGATCGCCCAGACTGTCACAGCGGCTGCCGGGATCATTTCATACCCCTTCGACACGGTCAGACGTCGTATGATGATGCAGTCAGGACGCAAAGCAG CTGACATCATGTACTCAGGGACAATGGATTGCTGGAGGAAGATCTTAAAGGATGAGGGTTCAGGCGCTTTCTTCAAGGGTGCTTGGTCTAATGTGATCCGTGGTATGGGTGGTGCCTTTGTACTGGTCCTGTACGACGAGATCAAGAAGTACACATAA